DNA from Chionomys nivalis chromosome 11, mChiNiv1.1, whole genome shotgun sequence:
gtgtgtgtaggcaggtgTATGCTATGGTGTTcacgtagaggtcagagaacgTCTCTTACAAGTTGGTTTTCTTCATTGTGTGAATACAGGTGTCACACTCAGATACTCAGGCCTGGTGGAAAGCCACCCTTACCTGCCTCCCTTCTTCACAAGAGCCCCCCTCCCcacctgagacagggtttctctgtgtatccctggctgtcctgaaactcactctgtagaccaggctggcctcgaactcatagagattcacctgccactgcctcccgagtgctgggattataggagcgcaccaccactaccacctcaagatttttctttgaaaacctaGGTTCTAGGAATCCATCTCAGATTCTCATTTTTGCATAGGACAAaacaattttttgtgtgtgaccaGGTCTTAGCCTAGGCAGGTTataaccctgaacttctgatcctctcgcctccacctcctgagtgctgggattacaagtgtgcctCCATGCCTGACCTACATAGtgttgggggttgaacccagggctccatgcctgctaggcaagctctagcaactgagctacatcccattCTCCATCTTTGGAGAATATTGTTCTGTAGCCTAgagtggacttgaactcatggtcctcctgcctcaggtccaAGAGTGccgggatcacaggtgtgtgccatcacacccagcagaACGCAGAATTTGAGAACTCTCATGAGCTATGTCTACTTcaagtgtgtgtgtaaatgcatgtgtatatttatgaatgtatgtatatatgtatgtatagggTTTTCAGAGTTTTGCTTCCACCAAGCTCAAACCGAACCACTAAAAGAACCCACAAATAAAATTGCAGCCCTTCACCCCGTTACACAAGCAGCGAAGGCCTTTAGCATCTCTACAGATGAGCAATTTAGGCAAGATGGCTGGTTTGCCCGAGTTGGTTTCCCAACCTTGCATGGGACCAGCTAGCGTTCCTTCCCCTGCTCCAAGCTTCTGGGAAGGTCTGCactgcctgggttcaaatcctggctAGGCTACTTTCTAACTGTGATCTTGAGAGATCACAAGGTCTCTGAGTTTCAGTGTTCCCACGTGTAGAGTGGAAACTATTGTCCACGTCCAAGTCTACTCCCAGGGAGAGGGTGAGGGTGCCGGAAGTCAGTGCACATGGCAAATTGGGCACAGTACCTGGCCTTAGGCCACACCGCAGGGAGTGTCAGCTGCTGTGACCATGGGGAACAAATGACTGGCCCGCACTGCAGGTGGCTGGACAGATAGTTTGTCCatgcattcattcacttattgGACAGATATTTATTAAGAACCTAGATgggccggacagtggtggcgcacgcctttaatccctgcacttgggaggcataagcAGGTACATCTCTATgggtttgaggctggcctggtctacatagtgtgtttTAAGACAGCAGGACTattttacagagaaatcctgtctccaaagaacCTAGACAGTGTCCATGGTTAAACCTGCCTGTCTTTGTGGAGGTGACCCCCACTGCATCTTCTGCAAAGGCAGCTTCCAGCGGGACTCATGACCTCTGCAGACCTTGACTTCCTCCCTCTGTGTAGCAGGGAGCTGTCTTTGTCCTCTGTGTCTCCAGGCATGGAGGCTGGAGCAGGGGTATGACTTCCTAAGATTGTTGTCCCATTATTCCACATGGCATTACCAGCCTCCTTCATAGAGGAAGCTCACCATGGCCGGGAGCAACCAAGAAAGGGTTGAAAATTCTCAAAAGCCCCTCTGCACCTGTGGATGGTGAGGAAGGCTTGGACCCTACCATTCAGTCCAGGACACAAAGGACAAATGAAGAACTTCTTTTAGTTGGAGGTATTAACAGTATGACCACAAGGTGGCGCCACTTCCAGgcacagtctttttttcttgcttatttttgtattttatttatttcttttcttattatttaattaaaaatttccacctcctcttctccttccatttccctcccactccccctatCCCCCttaccctccctctccagtccaaagagcagtcgggattccctgccctgtgggaagtccaaggtcctccccccttcatccaggactagaaaggtgagcatccagactaggctcccacaaagccagtacatgcagtagaatcaaaacccagtgccattgtccttggcttctcagtcagccctccttgtcagccacgttcagggagtccagtttgatcacatgctcctcatccagctggccttggtgagctcccattagatcagccccaccgtctcagtgggtgggcacacccctcgcggtcctaacttccttgctcatgttttccctccttctgctcctcatttggatcttaggagctcagcccagtgttccaatgtgggtctctgtctctagcttcatccatctcagatgaagtttctatggtgatatgcaagatattcatcagtatggctataggatatggccatttcaggctccctctcctcagttgcccacgGATCTAGCTGTCTTAAATATAAACCGTTTTTtgatgcacccccccccccaagactgtgtttctctgtgtacactctttggctgtcttggaactcactctgtagaccaggctggcctagaactcagagatcttcctgcctgtctcccgagtgctgggattaaaggcgtgcgccaccaccacccagctaaaaataaactttttagttAGAGCATATTGTGGATAATAATATGACAAATATTCGTGGAGAATTGCATGCCACCTGGAATGAGAAAAGGGATAAAATGATtaagttttgggggctggagagatgctcagtggttaagagcactggttgctcttccagatgtcccaggttcaattcccagcaaccacatggtggctcccaagtgtctgtaactctagttccaggagatccgatgccctcttctggccttaccAGGTACTGCATTATGTGGTGCACATGTGTACCAGCAGACAAAAATacccatacaaataaaactaaataaataaaatggtcatgttttatttgtaaaatgtgaAAGACATTACCTATCATAGAAAAAAACCTAAAGCAGGGGATATATTCTGTTTATGCAGCTAAAATTTACGAGGCTGCTGTGCCAAGAGGCTCTAATGTGCATCCCCACTCCCATCTCCACTACCCTGATATCAAAGCACGGAGAATAGAAGAGCATTCTGCAGTCAGGCATCGTAGTGATGCCTGCAACCCAGTTCTCGGAAAACGGAGCAGGCAGATGGaaattttgaggctagcctggcctatataATGAAGCCGTGGTGGTTGGAATAGAAATGACTCAATGGATCCATAGGGACtggcgctattaggaggtgtggccttgctagagtaggtgtggctttgttggaggaagtgcgtcactggggggtgggctttgagggctccGATGCTTAAGCCTGGCCAGTGTGTCGCTGTCTTTCCCTGCTGCCTGCggatccagatgtggaactccccacgacctctccagcaccacgtctgcctgcacaccaccttGCTTCCTGCTACGACAATGATGGAAtcaacctctgaagctgtaagccagcgccaactaaatgttttcctttataagagttgccgtggtcatggtgtctcttcacagcaatagaagccctaactaagacagaccctgtctcaaacaaacaaacaaaaccacattcATACAAACAAGATCCACAAAGAGAGGATTCCTGAGTGAGAAGGCAGCTGCTGTTCAGACTGATGACTTGTGTTTGTGCTTCATCCTTGGGGCCCACATGGTAAGAGAGAACTCCTGGgagctgtcctctgtcctctgtcctctctctctctctctctctctctctctctctctctccacacacacacacatacacacacacacacacacacacacaatgagtctttttctgtcctgctaaccaactcccaaataatgacatggagacttcttcttcattatgaaagctcagtctatagcttgggtttattactaactagctcttttaacttacatTAATCCATTTACATTAATCTATTACATGGCATTACCTCCCTTTCATCTCGTACCCCCTGTTTCCTCTCCGTGTTTCCAGACATCTCCTGTGCATCTTGatgccccctcctcttcctttctcttcccagaagtcccaGCTAcacctcctgcctagttattggccactcaactttttattacactagtaacagcaatacatcttcacatagtgtacaaatatctcacaacacacacacacacagatacaataaacataatttaaCAAAACCcagaacaggggctggagagatggctcagaggttaagagcactgcctgctcttccaaaggtcctgagttcaatccacagcaaccacatggtggctcacaaccatctgtaatgagatatggtgccctcttctggcctgcgggtgtacatgcaggcagaacactgtacacataataaataataaagaaaacagaaaaaaaattaaaaaaaaagaacaaactctttgctaggggcctggagagatggctcattggttaagaatactggctgctcttccagagaccctgtgtttgattcccagcacccacatgacagctctcaaccatttgtaactcccgttccaggggatttgatgccttctcctggcctccacaggcaccaaacaTATACACAGCCCAACACTCACAGGCAGGGAACAAACGGCCTTTGCCAGCCTTATAGATTAAGCAACAGATCATGACGACGAGCCCAGGTTACTGGACCCCAAATGAATCTCCTGCTGCCCATGCTAGGCGCTCGTATGCTATTAGAGGCCCCTTAGGGTGGAACCCCAACGGGGGACGCAGAAGCCAACAGTATTGACGCGACACAGTCAAGCTGTCAGGTCACACAGCGTTGTTTAATCTTCCCGGGCGCCCTGTGAGTCAGACACCAAATTCTGCTAACTGTGGCTGAAGAGAAAGGGCGGGGTTGGGGGTGGGCATGAAGAATCAGGTGCCACTGGCAGGGAATGTGCAGAAGTACTCTCACGGGATCTCACGGTGGTCTCTGACTCTCTATCCAGCGGGGACATTCTCTTCCTCGGGTAAAGTAGACATTCTCTTCCTCGGGTAAAGTAGAATGGCGTGGGTGAGGGCGGGCAGTCCTCTGCTGCGGCTGGCTCCACCCAGTGTGGGCGCTGAGCTCCATTTCTCCCTAGACACTCAAGGGGCGAGTGGGCACTGCTGCTTTGAGAATTCGGGCAGGGGCCATCTTGACCAACTAGGCTGGCCACCTTCTGCCTGGGGCACTTGGCAGATCTGAGCAACCATTATATTGGTTGGTGCTGGTGACCTCCGCAGAGGCTcttgacctctctgagcctcatctTAACACCTTCTCTTTGGCATTATAGTCAGGgtagatattccaggacaaactACACCCGTGACTTCTAACTGGGAGGTATTTCTATTTTGGAAAAGGCACCCACCAGGTTCCCTTCAGACTGCTGtacattgtctttctttttccaatAGAAATGCCCACTCTAGGTTTCCTTTGTCcgttccttgtttattttttccccccTGCCGGAACGGAAGTTCCCAGATGGgaagtatcatatcatctgatgTAGTGCCCAGCTTGACCAGAGCATTACCTGGTACCTACTAGGTGCGAATAAAATTTTGTCATCACTAGGAGGCGCAATACCCTGCCCCTCTGCTTGCAGTGACTCTACCCTTCCAACGGCTTGGAGATTCCCAAATCCCTCACTCACACTAAGACTTGGCGCTCCGACAGGCCTAGAGAGATCTTCAGGAATAACATTCAGTGCTGTTAGAGAACTGGATGGGGCGACCCGAAGATGAAGAATGGCAGAAATTATTTACCCATTGTATAGATCCAGCAACTGAGGCCCAGAGGGATGTCAAACGAATTGCTTGGTATTTCCCGGCATGTTGACTCTCACAGTGAGGGGCCGGACCCCACTGGGAGCAGTCTCCCGGTACGGACAGGTCACATCCCCCTTCCTTGGGTTCTGCCTGCGCCGTCACCACGTGTGGGCAGGGGAGCCGCAGGCGGAGGTGTGGGGGCTGCAGGCACCCAAGAGCATCTTCTCCAGGCCTGAAGTACTGCGACCTGGCTCGTCTGCCAGAGGGGCTCGGCTCTGCCCGCCCACCGCGGGGCGGGGCGCACGCTCGGAGGCTCGGGGACCGCGAGTGGCTGAAGCGTCGCGGGTCTCCTGCGCGCGTCTCTCCGGCTCGGGAGCCCCTTGCCCGCCGCGCCACCAGCCGCCGCCTGTAGTCTCCAGCCCGGCGGCGCTTGCTGCAGTCGCCGGCAGTGGATCACCCGCGAGCGCCCAGGTAGGGAGCTCGGGTGGGAGGCAGCCAGGCGAGCCGGCGCGGCCGGGAAGGCGGAGCGGGGCGCTGCGCTCCTCTGCCAAGCCGCTCACCCCGGCCCAGTCTGGCCTGGCCCTGCCCGCGGCCTCCGGTACCCCGAATCCCGCGGTGCCTCTGGGCGAAAGGAGACCTGCCTTCCGCGCCTGGGTTGCGCTCCTGCTCTCGGGTCATCCCTTTGAGACCCCCCACGCGCGACAGCTTGTGATCTAGCGTACGCACACGTCCACCCTCCCCAAAGAGCCTGCCCCGGCCCGAGAGCGCGAGTTCGCCTCCTGCTCCCATCTCCCCAGCTGTGTCTCTGGCCAGGAGCCCCACCCCCATCTTACGCCATCCCAGGTGGCTCTGTTCCACTCCAGGGTTCTCTCATTCAACGCCAACCTAACTTTAATTAACTCGGTTCATCAGGTATCCCTCCCCAAACTTCTTACCTGAGTCCTCCAGGTGGCCCCACCGTTGGAGACACCCCTACAGACCCTTCCCGTTGGAGACACCCCTACAGCCCCTTCCCGATCTCTTGTAATCGCCGCTTGGTGACCTAAGGTCCCCGTGTTGTTACTCCTCCGGGGCGCAATTTTTACccagcttacttcctcttcctttggTTTCATCCTGTCCCCGCATTCACTATATCCCGTCCTGGTCCTCAACCCTAGTCCCCATGGTCCCAGAGCCGGGCCCTATCAACAATAGCACCCCAGTCTGGGGGCCTGGGCCACCTCCTGCCCCAGGGGGAAGCGGCTGGGTGGCCGCCGCGCTTTGCGTGGTCATCGTGCTGACAGCGGCCGCCAATTCGTTGCTGATCGTACTCATCTGCACGCAGCCTGCGCTGCGCAACACGTCTAACTTCTTCCTGGTGTCGCTCTTCGCGTCGGACCTGATGGTGGGGTTGGTGGTAATGCCCCCGGCCATGCTGAATGCACTGTATGGGCGCTGGGTGCTGGCGCGCGGCCTCTGCCTACTTTGGACCGCCTTCGACGTGATGTGCTGCAGCGCCTCCATCCTCAACCTCTGCCTCATCAGCCTGGACCGCTACCTGCTCATCCTCTCCCCGCTGCGCTACAAGCTGCGCATGACAACCCCGCGTGCCTTGGCGCTCATCCTGGGTGCCTGGAGCCTTGCGGCGCTTGCCTCCTTCCTGCCCCTGTTGCTGGGCTGGCACAAACTGGGCCACGCTCGGACACCTGCCCCCGGCCAGTGCCGCTTATTGGCCAGCCTGCCTTTTGTCCTCGTGGCGTCCGGAGTCACCTTTTTCCTGCCCTCAGGTGCCATCTGCTTCACCTACTGCAGGATCCTGCTGGCTGCCCGCAAGCAGGCGGTGCAAGTGGCCTCGCTCACCACGGGCATGACTGGCCAGGCCCTGGAGACCTTGCAGGTACCCGGGGTGCGTTTGGGAGACCTGGGCTCGTGGGATGGGAAGGAATAAACAACCACTGGGAATCCACTTGCCGACTGTCTCTTAGTAAGTGCTTGGGGCTGATCCTCTAAGGCCTCGTGGCTCTGCCTCTCTAATGAATCTCAAACTCTGACTGTGGTAGGTTAGCTGCTATATCCGGATACGGAGGAGGAAGCTGGCGCGCTTCTCCTTGACAGGCCCCATCGTGTGTCACATGTGGCAAACTTAGAGAGCGCTTTCTCTCCCTCATATCCACACTCCTTTCTCAGGCCTGCTGGTCCTGCCTACCCGTCAAAGCACACCTCTCTGTGGCGGCTGTCTCCCTTGTGTAAGCCACTGTCACCTCTCGCCAGGGAGCCTTTAATAGACTCCCactgcccctgcccccacccccatccccgctGCAGTCCACTTTTCCAACCAGAGCCAGAATGACGGAAAAGACCCTCCTGGCAGTGATGCTCTCCTTCTACAAACCTCACCCAGCTCACCGTAAGGAGAAAACCCATCTCAGAATGTGGCCTGTGGATCCTTCCGGGCCAAactccatcctccctttctcctctctccctctcttccacttGGTCTGCACCAGCCTCAGGGCCCCAACGACAGTCCTCAAAGCTGCCAAGCTTAATTCTGTGCCAAGATTTTGgcttttactttgagacagagtcttcgtGCAGCTtcggctggcttcaaattcaccgTGTAGCTGAGGGTGATCTTGAAGTtgggattttcctgcctctacctcctaagggctgggactataggtgtgagccaccatgccagccTTAAGGTCTTTGCATTTGCTGTGGCCTTTGCCTGGATGCTTCTCCCTGGAGCCCCTCTTGCCCAGTTCCCTTTAAACCCACCTCTTCCCAGGGTGACCCTGACTTTCTGATCTGCAGGCCCATCGGCTCCAATCTGCTATTGCCATCACAACCCCCAAACTTGTTTGTTGATTTAGCCACTTTGGCTCACTGACTTGGGAGCTGTGTGAGATTAGGTCAGTTTTGATCCTCAGTACACAGCTCAGTAATAGCTGGCGAATAGGGCAGGGCTCTTAGCTCAAGCAAGGGTGGCTGGTCTTACCATCCAGGCCATGCTGGGCTTCAGGCTGAGGTCCATCCTGAGTGATGGAGATGTCCACTGACTagacttgagcttctgagattTGGGTCTCTAAGTCTAAGGCCCTGGCAAAGGTCCCAGGTAGGCTCTGCAAGGACGTCTTGGTGTAGCCTCAGGTGAAGGAGGTTCTTCAAGGGTGGTAGCCTGGGGGTCACACAGCAGCAAGGGATTAGGCTGAGGTAGGAAAGGTGGCAGGCTCTGGGCAGCCCCCAGGGCAGCTGGACCACAGAGAGGCCCGGTCTTCCAAGGTCCAGTCACCTAGGACAGTGGTATCTGGATGGGCAGGAATCCTAGCTGtagctctctgtctccctctgcatTCTGAGAACATTCTGGAGTCCCAGCAGCTGACTGTGGTCCTGACACAGAGGCAGGATCGATGCCCTGGGCCTTTCACTCTTTTCTGAGGATTTTGGTGGTttctttttgttcgtttgtttgtttgtaaagacatcCTTGTAAGCCgaatggtggtggcatatgcctttaatcccagcacttgggaggcaaaggcaggcaggtctctgtgagttcgaggccagcctggtctacaagagctagttccaggacaggcttcaggctccaaagctacagagaaaccctgtctctaaaaaaaaaaaaagaagaaaaaaaaaaagaaaagaaagaaacaaagaaaagaaaagacatcctTGCTCAGTGGCGAGTCATTACTGCCTCGTTGTGATTTCATTGACTTGCCCATTTCTTGACTTGAGGCTAAGAAGGGGCAGCACTTGCTTCTCACCTGTGTAAATTTCCTGGcctcagaggcaggtggcttCTCCAGAGGGGTCCTGAAAGTGAATGAGCTATAGGCAGTGTCAGTGATGCAAACAGATAATATGTGATGTCTCTACACAGCAGGGGCTTGTTTCTTACTCAGCAAAGGAGtcagatggttcagcggttaagagaccTTGCTGCAAAATCATGAAGATGGGAgactggatcccagcacccacataacaagcTGGGCAACCCACAGACACTCAGAACTCTATTGCGCTCAGTGCTGTCTCTAGGATTTGGTACATGTGACAGTCACATGtcagcacatacacatacagacacacacacacacagagacacacacagacacagacacatagatacataccgacacacacacaaataaatgccaATGAAAACAATATTCAATACAAACGGAAGCTCCCAGTTTCGTGAAGACATTGGCTGACCGTGGCACAGGGTCTCTAgtggtctaccactgagctccctGCTTGCTTTCTGAGATTTTGTAAAGGAAGGAGAATCACTTGGGGGTGGGGCATATCTGCCTTCCTATCCCCCCCCAAATCCCCATCTTAAGTCTATCAGTTCATCTCTATCTGGCATTTTCTTTGTATTCCTCATTTATCTTTTTACTTCCATGAATGTGTTCAGAAAGAAAAACCCCTATATCTTCCAAAAATGGAAAACCAGTAACCCTTCCCATGAACGGTCACGGAAACACAAGGGCGGGATGTCAGAGGGGCCTCACACAGTGTCACTGGCGTGCCTTTGACGCGTCTGTCTGCTGTGCCCAAACCTGAAGCAGATTT
Protein-coding regions in this window:
- the Htr6 gene encoding 5-hydroxytryptamine receptor 6; its protein translation is MVPEPGPINNSTPVWGPGPPPAPGGSGWVAAALCVVIVLTAAANSLLIVLICTQPALRNTSNFFLVSLFASDLMVGLVVMPPAMLNALYGRWVLARGLCLLWTAFDVMCCSASILNLCLISLDRYLLILSPLRYKLRMTTPRALALILGAWSLAALASFLPLLLGWHKLGHARTPAPGQCRLLASLPFVLVASGVTFFLPSGAICFTYCRILLAARKQAVQVASLTTGMTGQALETLQVPRTPRPGMESADSRRLATKHSRKALKASLTLGILLGMFFVTWLPFFVANIAQAVCDCISPGLFDVLTWLGYCNSTMNPIIYPLFMRDFKRALGRFLPCIHCPPEHRASPASPSVWTSHSGARPGLSLQQVLPLPLPPNSDSDSASGGTLGLQLTAAQLLLPGEATREPPPPTRATAVVNFFVSDSVEPEIRQHPLSSPTN